One Piliocolobus tephrosceles isolate RC106 unplaced genomic scaffold, ASM277652v3 unscaffolded_24964, whole genome shotgun sequence genomic window carries:
- the FUT7 gene encoding alpha-(1,3)-fucosyltransferase 7 isoform X2, translating into MLPPELPGDTCTRYGITRCHLSANRSLLASADAVVFHHRELQTRRSHLPLAQRPQGQPWVWASMESPSHTHGLSHLRGIFNWVLSYRRDSDIFVPYGRLEPHSGPLPPLPTKSRVAAWVVSNFQERQLRARLYRQLVPHLQVDVFGRANGRPLCTSCLVPTVARYRFYLSFENSQHHDYITEKFWRNALVAGTVPVVLGPPRATYEAFAPADAFVHVDDFGSAQELAAFLTGMNESRYRRFFAWRDRLRVRLFTDWRERFCAICDRYPHLPRNQVYEDLEGWFQA; encoded by the exons ATGCTG CCCCCAGAGCTGCCGGGCGACACCTGCACCCGCTACGGCATCACCCGCTGCCACCTGAGTGCCAACCGAAGCCTGCTGGCCAGCGCCGACGCCGTGGTCTTCCACCACCGCGAGCTGCAGACCCGGCGGTCCCACCTGCCCCTGGCCCAGCGGCCACAAGGGCAGCCCTGGGTGTGGGCCTCCATGGAGTCACCTAGCCACACCCACGGCCTCAGCCACCTCCGAGGCATCTTCAACTGGGTGCTGAGCTACCGGCGTGACTCGGACATCTTTGTGCCCTATGGCCGCCTGGAGCCCCACTCGGGGCCCTTGCCACCACTGCCAACCAAGAGCAGGGTGGCCGCCTGGGTGGTCAGCAACTTCCAGGAGAGGCAGCTGCGTGCCAGGCTGTACCGACAGCTGGTGCCTCACCTGCAGGTGGACGTCTTTGGCCGTGCCAATGGACGGCCACTGTGCACCAGCTGCCTGGTGCCCACCGTGGCCCGGTATCGCTTCTACCTGTCCTTTGAGAACTCTCAGCACCATGACTACATTACAGAGAAATTCTGGCGCAACGCACTTGTGGCTGGTACTGTGCCGGTGGTGCTGGGGCCCCCACGGGCCACCTACGAGGCCTTCGCGCCGGCCGACGCCTTCGTACATGTGGATGACTTTGGCTCAGCCCAGGAGCTGGCAGCTTTCCTCACTGGCATGAACGAGAGCCGATACCGACGCTTCTTTGCCTGGCGTGACAGGCTCCGCGTGCGACTCTTCACCGACTGGCGGGAGCGTTTCTGTGCCATCTGTGACCGCTACCCGCACCTGCCCCGCAACCAGGTCTATGAGGACCTTGAGGGCTGGTTCCAGGCCTGA
- the FUT7 gene encoding alpha-(1,3)-fucosyltransferase 7 isoform X1 has product MNNAGHGPTRRLRGLGGLAGVALLAALWLLWLLGSAPQGTPAPQPTITILVWHWPFTDQPPELPGDTCTRYGITRCHLSANRSLLASADAVVFHHRELQTRRSHLPLAQRPQGQPWVWASMESPSHTHGLSHLRGIFNWVLSYRRDSDIFVPYGRLEPHSGPLPPLPTKSRVAAWVVSNFQERQLRARLYRQLVPHLQVDVFGRANGRPLCTSCLVPTVARYRFYLSFENSQHHDYITEKFWRNALVAGTVPVVLGPPRATYEAFAPADAFVHVDDFGSAQELAAFLTGMNESRYRRFFAWRDRLRVRLFTDWRERFCAICDRYPHLPRNQVYEDLEGWFQA; this is encoded by the exons ATGAATAATGCTG GGCACGGCCCCACCCGGAGGCTGCGGGGCTTGGGGGGCCTGGCCGGGGTGGCTCTGCTCGCTGCCCTCTGGCTCCTGTGGCTGCTGGGGTCAGCCCCTCAGGGTACCCCGGCACCCCAGCCCACAATCACCATCCTTGTCTGGCACTGGCCCTTCACTGACCAGCCCCCAGAGCTGCCGGGCGACACCTGCACCCGCTACGGCATCACCCGCTGCCACCTGAGTGCCAACCGAAGCCTGCTGGCCAGCGCCGACGCCGTGGTCTTCCACCACCGCGAGCTGCAGACCCGGCGGTCCCACCTGCCCCTGGCCCAGCGGCCACAAGGGCAGCCCTGGGTGTGGGCCTCCATGGAGTCACCTAGCCACACCCACGGCCTCAGCCACCTCCGAGGCATCTTCAACTGGGTGCTGAGCTACCGGCGTGACTCGGACATCTTTGTGCCCTATGGCCGCCTGGAGCCCCACTCGGGGCCCTTGCCACCACTGCCAACCAAGAGCAGGGTGGCCGCCTGGGTGGTCAGCAACTTCCAGGAGAGGCAGCTGCGTGCCAGGCTGTACCGACAGCTGGTGCCTCACCTGCAGGTGGACGTCTTTGGCCGTGCCAATGGACGGCCACTGTGCACCAGCTGCCTGGTGCCCACCGTGGCCCGGTATCGCTTCTACCTGTCCTTTGAGAACTCTCAGCACCATGACTACATTACAGAGAAATTCTGGCGCAACGCACTTGTGGCTGGTACTGTGCCGGTGGTGCTGGGGCCCCCACGGGCCACCTACGAGGCCTTCGCGCCGGCCGACGCCTTCGTACATGTGGATGACTTTGGCTCAGCCCAGGAGCTGGCAGCTTTCCTCACTGGCATGAACGAGAGCCGATACCGACGCTTCTTTGCCTGGCGTGACAGGCTCCGCGTGCGACTCTTCACCGACTGGCGGGAGCGTTTCTGTGCCATCTGTGACCGCTACCCGCACCTGCCCCGCAACCAGGTCTATGAGGACCTTGAGGGCTGGTTCCAGGCCTGA